The following are from one region of the Nocardioides marmotae genome:
- a CDS encoding metal-dependent transcriptional regulator, producing MSDLIDTTEMYLRTIYELVEEGIVPLRARIAERLHQSGPTVSQTVARMERDGLVTVEGDRHLELTDEGRRLAVRVMRKHRLAERLLTDVIGLEWELVHEEACRWEHVMSETVERRLLELLDHPTESPYGNPIPGLAELGQEPAPEGFMEGVEPLSKAAGFDEGRVLVRRISEEMQKDEVLMSALRRVGALPDKTVTVVATEEGVLVGSGGETAEIVPEAANHIFVRRL from the coding sequence GTGAGCGACCTGATCGACACCACCGAGATGTACCTCCGGACCATCTATGAGCTGGTCGAGGAAGGGATCGTCCCGCTGCGTGCCCGGATCGCCGAGCGGCTGCACCAGAGCGGGCCGACGGTCTCCCAGACCGTGGCCCGGATGGAGCGCGACGGTCTGGTGACCGTCGAGGGCGACCGGCACCTCGAGCTCACCGACGAGGGCCGGCGGCTCGCGGTCCGGGTGATGCGCAAGCACCGGCTGGCCGAGCGGCTGCTGACCGACGTCATCGGGCTGGAGTGGGAGCTGGTCCACGAGGAGGCGTGCCGCTGGGAGCACGTCATGTCCGAGACCGTCGAGCGCCGCCTGCTGGAGCTGCTCGACCACCCCACGGAGTCGCCGTACGGCAACCCGATCCCCGGCCTGGCCGAGCTCGGCCAGGAGCCGGCGCCCGAGGGCTTCATGGAGGGCGTCGAGCCGCTGTCGAAGGCCGCGGGCTTCGACGAGGGCCGCGTGCTCGTGCGCCGCATCTCCGAGGAGATGCAGAAGGACGAGGTCCTGATGAGCGCCCTGCGGCGGGTCGGCGCGCTGCCCGACAAGACCGTCACCGTGGTCGCGACCGAGGAGGGCGTGCTCGTCGGCTCCGGCGGGGAGACCGCCGAGATCGTCCCCGAGGCGGCCAACCACATCTTCGTCCGCCGCCTCTGA
- a CDS encoding Sir2 family NAD-dependent protein deacetylase: MTETYAAAPAALAPALDPALDPALDPALDLLATGPLVVLTGAGLSTDSGIPDYRGPGRPPRTPMLYGEFVSGPAARQRYWARSHLGWGRMRHAEPNPGHRALVALDPELLITQNVDGLHERAGQRAVVALHGRIAEVVCLECRAVSDRAALHERMTEANPGFTERHAAVAVNPDGDVELDDPAVLADFVVPDCEACGGVLKPHVVFFGENVPPDRVERCYAAVDALAATGGTLLVAGSSLTVMSGLRFVRRAARNGTPVVIVNRGATRGDDLATYTLDVGCSELLSALVERRGAALPGARPPG; this comes from the coding sequence GTGACCGAGACGTACGCCGCCGCGCCGGCCGCCCTCGCGCCGGCGCTGGACCCCGCGCTGGACCCCGCGCTGGACCCCGCGCTGGACCTGCTGGCCACCGGCCCGCTCGTCGTGCTGACCGGGGCCGGCCTCTCGACCGACTCCGGCATCCCGGACTACCGCGGGCCGGGCCGGCCGCCGCGGACGCCGATGCTCTACGGGGAGTTCGTCTCCGGCCCGGCCGCCCGGCAGCGCTACTGGGCCCGCAGCCACCTGGGCTGGGGGCGGATGCGCCACGCCGAGCCGAACCCCGGCCACCGCGCGCTCGTGGCGCTCGACCCCGAGCTGCTCATCACCCAGAACGTCGACGGCCTGCACGAGCGGGCCGGCCAGCGCGCGGTCGTCGCGCTGCACGGCCGGATCGCCGAGGTGGTCTGCCTGGAGTGCCGGGCGGTCTCGGACCGGGCGGCGCTGCACGAGCGGATGACGGAGGCCAACCCCGGCTTCACCGAGCGGCACGCCGCGGTCGCGGTCAACCCCGACGGCGACGTCGAGCTCGACGACCCCGCGGTGCTCGCGGACTTCGTGGTCCCCGACTGCGAGGCGTGCGGCGGGGTGCTCAAGCCGCACGTGGTCTTCTTCGGCGAGAACGTCCCGCCCGACCGCGTCGAGCGCTGCTACGCGGCCGTCGACGCGTTGGCGGCCACCGGCGGGACGCTGCTGGTGGCCGGCTCGAGCCTGACGGTGATGAGCGGGCTGCGGTTCGTCCGCCGCGCGGCCCGCAACGGCACGCCGGTCGTCATCGTCAACCGGGGCGCGACCCGCGGCGACGACCTGGCGACGTACACCCTCGACGTGGGGTGCAGCGAGCTGCTCAGCGCCCTGGTCGAGCGACGCGGCGCAGCCCTCCCCGGAGCCCGGCCGCCCGGGTGA
- a CDS encoding DUF2277 domain-containing protein: MCRNIRPLHNFEPPATGDEVTAAALQYVRKVSGTTKPSQANQAAFDRAVAEIAHVTQHLLDDLVTTAPPKDREVEAEKARARAALRYAR, from the coding sequence ATGTGCCGCAACATCCGCCCCCTTCACAACTTCGAGCCGCCCGCCACCGGCGACGAGGTCACCGCGGCGGCCCTGCAGTACGTCCGCAAGGTCAGCGGCACCACCAAGCCCTCCCAGGCCAACCAGGCGGCCTTCGACCGCGCCGTGGCCGAGATCGCCCACGTCACCCAGCACCTGCTCGACGACCTGGTGACCACCGCGCCGCCCAAGGACCGCGAGGTGGAGGCGGAGAAGGCCCGCGCCCGGGCCGCGCTCCGCTACGCACGGTGA